From Strix aluco isolate bStrAlu1 chromosome 37, bStrAlu1.hap1, whole genome shotgun sequence, a single genomic window includes:
- the LOC141917317 gene encoding uncharacterized protein LOC141917317, which yields MPPPPREGAGTRRSHRGGGGWGGGGGSGDTGGTPPTHPQARYGVGEEAGDPEKVKVKVEQDLEAVEGENWRPRDGGAGERWGETPEGVAGGTPPPPPPKARPRPKKPHRCEECGRVFNWRTHLVRHRRLHTGQWPHKCSFCGKGFNDQSPLLFHEMLHRGERPHKCLVCGKKFRQSSHLLSHRAVHADEKPYVCADCGKSFARHQYLLMHRRVHTGERPYKCRDCGKSFRKSSDLVRHQTVHTGEKPFKCPVCGKGFTQNFRCNAHKRTHNEEEAERAAAPPRRPPPTAAPPAGDGQRREENSQPGGSCQGDPNGSSVRMRMDDGCWAPGEAEGLKAELAAESRPGEAPPEEPGRAGDPQGGKTSEVGPTPSPRARPEGGTSQKPPPCREGGKSLNLRLPHEPHGGDGPRRCPEGGSCCRTRSSWMSHLKMHLQ from the exons atgcccccccccccaagg GAAGGGGCCGGGACGAGGCGGAGCcatcgcggggggggggggtggggggggggcggcggcagcggcgacACCGGGGGGACCCCCCCGACCCACCCCCAGGCTCG GTATGGGGTGGGCGAGGAAGCCGGAGACCCCGAGAAGGTCAAGGTGAAGGTGGAACAAGACCTCGAGGCGGTGGAGGGCGAGAACTGGAGGCCGCGAGACGGCGGAGCCGGCGAGAGGTGGGGAGAAACCCCCGAGGGCGTGGCCGGGgggacgccgccgccgccgccgccgaagGCGAGACCCCGCCCGAAGAAACCCCACCGGTGCGAGGAGTGCGGGCGGGTCTTCAACTGGAGAACCCACCTGGTGCGGCACCGGCGGCTGCACACGGGCCAGTGGCCCCACAAGTGCTCGTTCTGCGGGAAGGGCTTCAACGACCAATCGCCGCTGCTCTTCCACGAGATGCTGCACCGCGGCGAGAGGCCCCACAAGTGTTTGGTGTGCGGGAAGAAGTTCAGGCAAAGCTCCCACCTCCTCTCCCACCGCGCGGTTCACGCCGACGAGAAACCCTACGTCTGCGCCGACTGCGGGAAGAGCTTCGCGCGCCACCAGTATCTCCTCATGCACCGGCGGGTGCACACGGGCGAGAGGCCCTACAAGTGCCGGGACTGCGGGAAGAGCTTCCGGAAAAGTTCCGACCTCGTCAGGCACCAAACGGTCCACACGGGCGAGAAACCCTTCAAGTGCCCCGTCTGCGGGAAGGGTTTCACCCAAAATTTCCGTTGCAACGCCCATAAAAGGACCCACAACGAAGAGGAGGCGGAGcgagcggcggccccgccccgccgccccccaccgACCGCGGCCCCCCCAG CAGGTGACGGTCAACGCCGCGAGGAGAATTCCCAACCCGGAGGCTCCTGCCAAGGAGACCCCAACGGCTCCAgcgtgaggatgaggatggacgATGGGTGTTGGGCGCCCGGGGAGGCTGAAGGCCTCAAAGCGGAGCTGGCGGCGGAGTCGCGGCCTGGTGAGGCCCCCCCAGAGGAGCCGGGACGCGCCGGAGACCCCCAGGGCGGGAAAACCTCCGAGGTTGGGCCGACCCCGAGTCCCCGCGCGCGCCCCGAGGGCGGGACCAGCCAGAAACCGCCTCCGTGCCGGGAGGGCGGGAAGAGCCTCAACCTCCGGCTGCCCCACGAGCCCCACGGCGGGGAcgggccccggcgctgccccgagGGCGGGAGCTGCTGCAGGACCCGGAGCTCCTGGATGTCCCACCTGAAGATGCACCTGCAGTAG
- the IER3 gene encoding radiation-inducible immediate-early gene IEX-1, with translation MTQTPSPPPPHDSGLRNPGIRQLPSPPPLPYTPRCNRCNPNTPPIVPYNPPCNPSHYIPYGSHTPPVPPMDPYSAPYTPYSPPAPPSEHPWAGAWLPAAIRARRPRRRHLRDDDDDDNGAATTTCPGRGWGRAEGGPGGVTPSPPRHFTFEPPVGPSGTPRPRRRHRRVLYPPAVRRPLPTEEPSAAKRLLVLLLAVVSAQVYSAPGRCHPRHPRCHPR, from the exons ATGACGcaaacaccctcccccccccccccccatgactCAGGCCTTAGGAACCCGGGCATCCGCCAGctgcccagccccccccccct CCCCTATACCCCTCGATGCAACCGCTGTAACCCCAATACACCCCCTATAGTCCCCTATAACCCTCCATGCAACCCCT CCCATTATATACCCTATGGCTCCCACACGCCACCTGTCCCCCCCATGGACCCCTATAGCGCTCCATATACCCCCTatagcccccccgcccccccctccgaGCACCCCTGGGCGG GGGCGTGGCTTCCCGCCGCTATAAGAgcccgccggccgcgccgccgccattTGCGAGATGACGATGACGATGACAATGGCGCGGCAACGACGACGTGtccgggccggggctggggccgggctgAGGGGGGCCCCGGTGGGGTcaccccgtcccccccccgccacttCACCTTCGAGCCCCCGGTAGGGCCCAGCGGCACCCCCAggccccgccgccggcaccgcCGCGTCCTCTACCCGCCCGCT gtgcgGCGGCCGCTCCCCACGGAGGAGCCGAGCGCGGCGAAGcggctgctggtgctgctcttGGCCGTGGTGAGTGCCCAGGTGTACAGCGCACCCGGGAGGTGCCACCCACGACACCCGCGGTGCCACCCACGGTGA
- the LOC141917367 gene encoding uncharacterized protein LOC141917367, with amino-acid sequence MEVPAPGAEPRRIRHRGTARSRRWRTSMNAKAGGKPAPPPPPVKGTGARRASRRRRRPGAVAPNAGRETGRRVRSNRGGVPSAGGGAGHRRGNRNAAAAGEKPHRCGDCGKGFSRGSNLAQHRRIHTGERPHRCGDCGKGFIQRSDLERHRRVHTGERPYPCGDCGKRFSVSSHLDRHRRTHAGGPGPPAQPRARPRPAPPPEGSPAPHRCPECGKSFAQRSALAKHRKTHSGERPHRCGDCGKSFSRGSNLTQHRRIHTGERPFACGDCGKGFIQRSDLERHQRVHTGERPYTCAECGKSFSVSSHLDRHQKIHAAERASYRCPEHLAGFLAAHRHGRLFQCAQCGRCFSQGAALLKHQRAHGAGGMTGQPPKCPDCGKNREAENGDGETTPAAPPEKPYKCGECGKGFGQRSALVKHRRIHTGEKPYACGDCGKGFIQKSDLTIHRRMHTGEKPYRCGECGKCFSVSSNLITHQRTHLGEKPYQCPECGKSFIQRSELTIHQRVHTGEKPYKCPECGKCFSRSSHLNRHQRTHAGDKPKATVTAAAAAVANPSGAFSGAAFSPPPLGGSAAPIPSLPSFPPSPSPLPIPSLSSPALDLPWALSFPARAFPHPSFPSAPASGPQTPSLIN; translated from the exons ATGGAG GTGCCGGCACCGGGAGCGGAACCGAGGAGGATTCGGCACCGCGGGACGGCGAGGAGCCGGCGCTGGAGGACATCGATGAATGCCAAAGCGGGGGGCAAAccggcgccccccccgccgccggtaAAGGGAACGGGGGCAAGAAGGGCGTCGCGGCGTCGCCGGCGTCCCGGGGCGGTTGCGCCGAATGCGGGACGCGAAACCGGTCGCAGAGTCCGGTCAAACCGCGGCGGTGTTCCGAGTGCGGGCGGCGGTGCCGGCCATCGTCGCGGCAACCGgaacgcggcggcggcgggggagaaGCCGCATCGGTGCGGCGACTGCGGCAAAGGCTTCAGCCGCGGGTCCAACCTGGCCCAACACCGGCGCATCCACACCGGCGAACGACCGCACCGTTGCGGCGATTGCGGCAAAGGGTTCATCCAACGTTCCGACCTGGAGCGTCACCGGCGCGTTCACACCGGCGAGCGGCCGTATCCTTGCGGCGATTGCGGCAAACGCTTCAGCGTCAGCTCCCACCTCGACCGGCATCGCCGTACTCACGCCGGCGGACCCGGTCCGCCCGCTCAACCCCGCGCCCGTCCTCGACCGGCGCCGCCGCCGGAAGGATCGCCGGCTCCTCACCGCTGCCCCGAATGCGGGAAGAGTTTCGCCCAACGTTCCGCGTTGGCCAAACACCGGAAGACCCACAGCGGCGAACGGCCTCACCGTTGCGGCGATTGCGGGAAGAGCTTCAGCCGCGGGTCCAACCTCACCCAACACCGGCGCATCCACACCGGCGAACGACCCTTCGCTTGCGGCGATTGCGGCAAAGGGTTCATCCAACGTTCTGACTTGGAACGGCATCAACGCGTCCACACCGGCGAACGACCCTACACCTGCGCCGAATGCGGTAAAAGCTTCAGCGTCAGCTCCCACCTCGACCGGCACCAAAAAATCCACGCGGCCGAACGGGCGTCTTACCGTTGCCCCGAACATCTCGCCGGTTTTTTGGCCGCTCACCGTCACGGTCGCCTCTTCCAATGCGCCCAATGCGGGCGATGTTTCAGTCAAGGCGCCGCGTTGCTCAAACATCAACGCGCTCACGGCGCCGGAGGGATGACGGGGCAACCCCCGAAATGCCCGGATTGCGGGAAAAACCG GGAAGCGGAGAACGGCGACGGGGAAACGACGCCGGCGGCGCCGCCGGAAAAACCCTACAAGTGTGGGGAGTGCGGGAAAGGGTTTGGCCAACGCTCGGCGTTGGTTAAACACCGGCGGATCCATACGGGCGAGAAACCCTACGCCTGCGGGGATTGCGGGAAGGGTTTTATCCAGAAGTCGGACCTCACCATCCACCGGCGGATGCACACCGGGGAGAAACCGTATCGCTGCGGCGAGTGCGGGAAGTGCTTCAGCGTCTCCTCCAACCTCATCACCCACCAACGCACCCACCTGGGCGAGAAGCCCTACCAGTGCCCCGAGTGCGGCAAGAGCTTCATCCAACGCTCCGAGCTCACCATCCACCAGCGCGTCCACACCGgcgagaagccctacaagtgtcCCGAGTGCGGCAAGTGCTTCAGCCGCAGCTCCCACCTCAACCGCCACCAACGCACCCACGCCGGGGACAAGCCCAAAGCCACCGTcaccgccgcggccgccgccgtcGCCAACCCTTCCGGCGCCTTCTCCGGCGCCGCCTTCTCCCCTCCGCCGTTGGGCGGTTCGGCGGCGCCCATCCCCTCGCTGCCCTCCTTCCCGCCCTCCCCCTCGCCCctgcccatcccttccctctccagCCCCGCCCTGGACCTGCCGTGGGCCCTCTCCTTCCCCGCCCGCGCCTTCCCCCACCCGTCCTTCCCCTCGGCCCCCGCCTCGGGGCCCCAGACCCCCTCCCTCATCAACTGA